The following is a genomic window from Candidatus Omnitrophota bacterium.
GCATTCCGACAACCGGGCGGCTTCATTGAAGGCGTCGCTTAAGGCGAGAAGTTCTTCGGCGCGGAAGGCGATGTTTTTGTAGGATAATTGCCATTCCCCTTTTTCGTTTTTCTTCCAGGCGCCGATTTGAAGCGCATCGCGTACCGCTCCATTCAGCGTAATGCGAATCTCCTCATTGTCGCCCCGCTCGAAGGTGGCGAGATTGATTTTTATCATGATTGGACTCCCAAAGGCAATGCAAATCTCGTCAATTCAACTCCATTGAGATAATGGTTCGATTTATGAAAAACGATAGAAAAATCTACGATGGCTTGGCTTCTCTTCGTTTCAACCATCGCGCAAGACCGGTTCGATTTGCCGAAACGTTCAATCCGAAAAATAGCTATTGATGTATATCATTAACGTCTCGTTAACGAAAGGGCGATTGGGCTTCCAGTGCTTTATTTCATTTGAAATTGTCCCCTCTCCCAGAGGGCTGATCTTAAAAAACAAGATAAACGTGATTGTTAAAAATTTATTAAAAAAAATGAATTCATGCGCTTGACATTATATTAGAAATAATGCAATATAACCTCCGTGAAGTGTTTTGGGTTGAGGATATTTTGCTTTTCTATTATTCGCATCCAATTGCAAGAGCGAATAATAGGCGAAATTCGTTCAATCCTGGATTCTATGGGCCGGTCGCAACGACGGGCCTATTTTCTTTTACGTTCAAAAAAAACGGATAGTGATGGGATAGCGGAAGGATTTGCCATCGTTGGCCTTGATGGCGGCGACGATGATGGCGACGAACCAGAAAACGGCAAGGACAGGCAGAAGAAAGAAGCCGACGACGACGAAAAGCAAGAGGGCGCAAACCAGGCCGTAGATGGTAACGCTGATTTGAAAATTAAGCGCCTCTTTTCCATGCTCGTTAATGAAGGGAGAATCCTCGCGTTTAATCAGCCATATGACCAATGGGACAACGATATGGCCGATGCCCAGAATGATAAAGACGCCCAACGCTCCCAAGTGGCAAAAGGTAGCCCATAGGCGCTCTTCCTTGGAAACTTCCCTGGCGGGTTCGAAAAACGTTTGCATTCCAAGCTCCTATGAAGGATGTCGTTGACGCCAGGAGTTGTTTGGATTTCCCCATGAGAATAAAAAGCTATGCATTTGTCCAAGGAGCGGCAATTTCCCGGCGGTTTCCGCGTCCTTGGCATTCTCGAAAGCTGAAGAATATTATCTATCGCATGTAGGGGGATTACAAGATAAATCCAGGCGCGAAGAAGAAAAAAAACCGAAGAATCCCATTGGCCGAATCGAATGAGGAACGTCTTGTTTTCTTTTCGTTTCTGCTATGATGAAGAACGACAATCCCTTTTTTTCCCTGGCGGCGCGCCGCATCCGCCATTATCGTAACGAAAGATGAATCCATCGCAATCCGACTTAAATGAAATTCACGAAAAAACGCAAGCCGACCGCTCGGCGGTCTATTACTTGGCTTATCCGGGATTCGACCAATTGATTCTGACGGCCTCGGTGGGCAGAAAAGAGCGAGGGGAGCGCTATTGGCGGCCTCATTTCGCCGAGGTGGACGCCGTCGCCCGGCTGCGGGAAACGCGGACGCCGACGATTTTTGCGGGAGAGAATATCGCAGAACCGGGGGAGACCATCGTCGCGGTTCCGATCGCGAACGGCGACGCCGTCATCGGCGCTATCGTCCATTGTTACGAAAACGGCGTGAAGGATGAACTGGACGTCCTGCGGCGTTTGGCGCAGGAAAAATCGAAGGAATTGTTTTACGGCTGGGTTGAATTCCTGGTAGCGGAACAATCGAAGCCGTTGTCAGTTCTGTTGAATATTGCGGGAAGCATCTCCTCCTCCTTGGACTTGGATCGCGTGCTTTTAAGCGTTGTGGAACAGGCCACGCGCTTGTTTCGGGCGAAGATGAGTTCGTTGATGCTGGTGGACGATAAGAAGCGCGAGTTGGAGATGATCACCGCCTATGGATGCAGCTTGGATTACCTGGATAAACCGAACCTGCCTCTGGACGGCTCGATCCTAGGGAGCGTAGCCAAAGAGAATAAAATGCGGCAAGTGGAAAACATCTTCCTGGAACCGCTGTACCTGCACAAGGACCTTGCCGCCCGCGAGGGCGTCGCCTCTCTCCTGGCTGCTCCCATCTCCTTTCAAAAAAAAGTGCTCGGCGTGTTGAATATCTATTCCTCCCAACCGCGCACCTGGCAGCAGTCGGAACGGGAATTGCTCCAAACTTTCGCCGATCACGCCGCCATCGCCATCAACAACGCCCGCGTTCACGAACAGAACCTGGCGATGGAAGATCAATTGCACGCTTCTTCCAAACTGGCGACGCTGGGGGAACTTGCGGCGGGATTGGCTCATGAAATACGCAATCCGCTGGCGGTCATCAATATGCTGATTCATTCCTGGAAGGCTTCATCTCCCGGACAAGAGGATTTCGAACACGATCTCAACGTAATCGCGCAAAAGATCAGCGATCTCAATGCGCTGGTCGCCGATTTGCTCCATTTGGGAAGTTTCCGCCCGTTGGATCGGCGTCCGCACAATATCGAAGAGATGATCGACCGGGTGCTGCGCTTGTTGCGCCATCGCATCAACAACCAACGGGCCGCGGTGAAGAAGCGGATTCAAACGCCGCATTTGACGATTCCCATCGACCGGGAACGGATGGAACAAGTCATTCTCAATATTCTGTTGAATGCGCTGGACGTTACGCCCGAAGGGGGAAGCATCGAAATAAAGATTGCAACTCAGAAGAATGCAATGACCATCGATGTGGCGGATTCCGGACCGGGCATTCCCGAAGCGGCGCTGCCACAACTCTTCAAGCCTTTCCGCACCACCAAGACCAAGGGCACAGGTTTGGGATTGCCGATTTCGCGCCGCATCGTCGAAGAACATAAAGGGGAGATCAGACTGACGAGAAACGGCCCTTCCGGCGCTACGTTTACAATTCATATGCCTCTGCAAATCGAGGAATAAGGCGGAAGCGGTAAAATAGATTTCGCTATCAATTTGAGGCTCTTGCAAAATGGATAAAGTCTACGCTTTAATTCTCCCCCCAAGTTTGGGGGGAGTTAGAGGGGGGGTGATTTTATTAGGTTTAAGGCAATCCCCTCCTACAACCTCACCCAGGCTTGGGGGAGGAATAATGGAATTTTGCAAGAGGCTCAATTTTTCAAGAATAGAGCGAAATCCTTGTCCATCCGCATCGATTCTTTCATAATCGGATAGCGCTAAAGCTTCAAATGGAACATTTCAGGATTGGGTAAACATATTTCGCTGCTTCCTCAACTTCACGAAAAAATTCCCTCTCCTTTTGGGAGAGGGCTAGGGTGAGGGAGCGAATCCTCAATGGTTTGGAATCTATCCTAACTTGAATTGTTCTAATGTTACTGGCTGCGAAAATCCCAATCAACGAGGATTATCATGCTCTTATCCGTCATCATCCCAGTCTATAACGAAAATAAGACGATCGAGACGATTCTTCGCCGCGTCATGGCCGAAAAAACTCCCAAAGAGATCATCGTCGTGGACGATTGTTCCACCGATGGAACTCGGGATTATCTTCATACAGTCAACTTGAATGGCGTCAAAGTTTTCATGCATGATAAAAACCAGGGAAAAGGCGCCGCCATTCGCACCGGCTTGCAGCAGGTCTCCGGCGATATTGTGATTTTTCAGGACGCCGACCTGGAATACAATCCGGAGGAATACGGCCATTTAATCAAACCCATTCAAGAAAACATGGCGGACGTGGTTTACGGCTCGCGGTTTTCCGGCCCGGAGCAGCGCGTACTTTATTTCTGGCACGCCTTGGCGAACAAAACGCTCACGCTGATCTCCAACATGTTCACGAATCTCAACCTGACGGATATGGAAACCTGCTATAAAGCGTTCCGAACGGAAATCGTCAAAAAGATCCAAATCGAATCCGACCGCTTCGGCATTGAGCCGGAAGTTACCGCCAAAGTGGCGAAATTGGGTTGCCGCGTGTATGAAGTGCCGATTTCCTATTATGGGCGGGAGTATTCAGAAGGCAAGAAAATTACTTGGAAGGACGGCGCCGCCGCTTTGTGGTTTATCATCAAATTCAATCTCTTTCGATGAGTTCGTCTTACGGACGGTCGTGGGAGGCGGCTATGAAGAAGAGCGAAAAAAAACGAATTCACGTTTTCGTCGGCGGGCGTGTGCAAGGCGTTGGTTTCCGCTATTATACCCAAAAACTGGCGCAATCGATGGGACTGGCGGGGGAAGTGAAAAACGTTTGGGACGGGCGGGTGGAGATCGTAGCCGAGGGGGAGGAATCGGTTTTATTGGATTTTCTTGAAAAGATCAAAGCTGGTCCCACCTCGCTTTCCTATGTCGCAAAGATGGATGTGGACTGGACGGAAGCCTACGGCCATTATAAAGAATTTTCGATTACGTTTTGAAAGACAATGATGAATGATGAAATACTTGATTATTGGTTGGGTGGCAAGGGCAAAGTTTTTCTTGCCCTTGAATTTCCCAAGAGTAGAACCGTAGAGTGGGCTAAAAGTCGTGTAGGGTGGGCTCAAAGCGAAGCGTAGCCCACCATTTTACGAGGTGGGTGGCAAGACCAAAGTATTTGCCCTTGAAACTCCCAGGTGCAGATCATGCAAGTTATCACGGAGCGGATTCACGTCAATTCCAACGGCAATACGCATATTATCGACTTGACGCCGGAAATCCAAAAAATCGTATCGAACCATGACGTGAATGACGGCATCGTTACCGTGTTCGTTCCCGGAGCGACGGCGGCCTTGAGTACGGTGGAATACGAGCCGGGATTGCTGCGCGACATCCCCGAAATGCTGGAAGAATTGATCCCCTCCAAGAAAACCTATCATCACGACGAGACCTGGCATGACGGCAATGGCCATTCCCATCTGCGCGCCACGTTGATCGGGCCGTCCTTGACGATCCCCTTCGAAAAAAAATCGCTGACTCTAGGAACCTGGCAGCAGGTCGTCCTATTGGATTTCGACAACCGCGCCCGTCATCGCAGCGTGGTAGTTCAGATTATGGGCGAATGAAAGCGAGAGTACTATGGTTCGCAAGGACTGGAAGAAAGCGCCGCCGCACGACCGCGCTAAGAAGATCATAGAGGTTCTGGCGCAGCATTACGAACCCGTCTGCGCCTTGCATCATCGCAACGCTTTCGAACTGCTTATCGCCACCATCCTTTCCGCTCAATGCACCGACAAGCGCGTTAACCAAGTAACGCCGGAACTTTTCAAGCGATTTCCCGACGCCTGCGCCTTGGCTCAGGCGGACTTGGCGGAATTGGAAGAATTGATTCGCTCGACGGGATTCTTCCATCAGAAAGCCAAGAGCCTGCTCGACGTCAGCCAAGGATTGGCGGAAGATCATGGCGGCGAAGTTCCCCAGGATATGGAGGCGCTGACCTCGCTGCCCGGCATCGGACGAAAAACGGCGAATGTGGTTTTAGGCACAGCCTTCGGCGTTCCCGCTATCATGGTGGATACGCATGTCAAGCGGCTGGCGAACCGGCTGGGACTGACGGGAAAATCGGATCCCGATAAAATCGAACAAGATTTGATAGCGATTATTCCCGCCGCAGAACGGACGGCTTTTTCCCACCGCCTGATCTGGCATGGCCGCAAAGTTTGCGTAGCGAAGAAGCCACTCTGCGGCGGTTGTCCGTTAGCGCCATATTGCCCCTCCGAGGGATTGAATACAGTGACATGTGTCGAGTGACGAGATCGTAGGATGGGTCGCGATTTTCGACCCATCGAAGGTAAAGTCTCATCTTATGTGCGATGAAAGTTTCTATTACGATCCAAAACTAGGTTTGCGTCTCGAAAACGCATCCCTATATAAACCCGCCGTTAAAACGGCGGGCTATTAGCGTTTGCCCCTTTAAAGGGGCATTTGATAATAGCCCAGCCTTTCAAGGCTGGGATGAGGAGTTGAGTTGAATTATCGATGGGTCAAAAAACGCGACCCATCCTACTTTTCTGTTTTTTGGGATAGAGGAATGAGCGAACGGATTCGAACGATTCACTGCGATCATTTTTATTTTGAGGGATCGAACAACCATTGGCGCGACGCTTTCGCACGCGCGTCGGATCTGCTTCCCTTCGATGTCGTCGCCGGCTCGCCGCAGGAATTGTGGAACGTTATCCGCGCCCATCGGCCTCAGCATATCCATCTGGGCATGAGCGCCAAGGGCGATTCCGTTCCTATCGAACTGCTGGCCGCCGCCAAGCGGGAATTGGGTTGCACCATCTCCCATTTCTACGGCGACGCCCGCTTTCTGCCCTATCATTTCCGCACTGCCAACATCATCGACCGGTTGTATATGACGAATACCAATTTCGGCGAATGGGCGCAGAAGAGGGGGATGGATCATTTTCGCTATTTGCCTTGTCCCACGCATCCCGCCATTTTTTATCCCCTCGATTTGCCCAAAATCCACGACGTGGTTTTTCCCGGCAACAACAACGATCCCGAACGCCCGCCCTTATTGCGCGAATTGGCCAAGCGCTTCGATCTGACCATCTACGGCAGCGGCTGGGAAGGGACGGGATTGAAGGTTGAACCGG
Proteins encoded in this region:
- the nth gene encoding endonuclease III; the encoded protein is MVRKDWKKAPPHDRAKKIIEVLAQHYEPVCALHHRNAFELLIATILSAQCTDKRVNQVTPELFKRFPDACALAQADLAELEELIRSTGFFHQKAKSLLDVSQGLAEDHGGEVPQDMEALTSLPGIGRKTANVVLGTAFGVPAIMVDTHVKRLANRLGLTGKSDPDKIEQDLIAIIPAAERTAFSHRLIWHGRKVCVAKKPLCGGCPLAPYCPSEGLNTVTCVE
- a CDS encoding DUF4870 domain-containing protein, giving the protein MQTFFEPAREVSKEERLWATFCHLGALGVFIILGIGHIVVPLVIWLIKREDSPFINEHGKEALNFQISVTIYGLVCALLLFVVVGFFLLPVLAVFWFVAIIVAAIKANDGKSFRYPITIRFF
- a CDS encoding secondary thiamine-phosphate synthase enzyme YjbQ; the encoded protein is MQVITERIHVNSNGNTHIIDLTPEIQKIVSNHDVNDGIVTVFVPGATAALSTVEYEPGLLRDIPEMLEELIPSKKTYHHDETWHDGNGHSHLRATLIGPSLTIPFEKKSLTLGTWQQVVLLDFDNRARHRSVVVQIMGE
- a CDS encoding ATP-binding protein, whose translation is MNPSQSDLNEIHEKTQADRSAVYYLAYPGFDQLILTASVGRKERGERYWRPHFAEVDAVARLRETRTPTIFAGENIAEPGETIVAVPIANGDAVIGAIVHCYENGVKDELDVLRRLAQEKSKELFYGWVEFLVAEQSKPLSVLLNIAGSISSSLDLDRVLLSVVEQATRLFRAKMSSLMLVDDKKRELEMITAYGCSLDYLDKPNLPLDGSILGSVAKENKMRQVENIFLEPLYLHKDLAAREGVASLLAAPISFQKKVLGVLNIYSSQPRTWQQSERELLQTFADHAAIAINNARVHEQNLAMEDQLHASSKLATLGELAAGLAHEIRNPLAVINMLIHSWKASSPGQEDFEHDLNVIAQKISDLNALVADLLHLGSFRPLDRRPHNIEEMIDRVLRLLRHRINNQRAAVKKRIQTPHLTIPIDRERMEQVILNILLNALDVTPEGGSIEIKIATQKNAMTIDVADSGPGIPEAALPQLFKPFRTTKTKGTGLGLPISRRIVEEHKGEIRLTRNGPSGATFTIHMPLQIEE
- a CDS encoding acylphosphatase; the protein is MKKSEKKRIHVFVGGRVQGVGFRYYTQKLAQSMGLAGEVKNVWDGRVEIVAEGEESVLLDFLEKIKAGPTSLSYVAKMDVDWTEAYGHYKEFSITF
- a CDS encoding glycosyltransferase family 2 protein produces the protein MLLSVIIPVYNENKTIETILRRVMAEKTPKEIIVVDDCSTDGTRDYLHTVNLNGVKVFMHDKNQGKGAAIRTGLQQVSGDIVIFQDADLEYNPEEYGHLIKPIQENMADVVYGSRFSGPEQRVLYFWHALANKTLTLISNMFTNLNLTDMETCYKAFRTEIVKKIQIESDRFGIEPEVTAKVAKLGCRVYEVPISYYGREYSEGKKITWKDGAAALWFIIKFNLFR